A portion of the Callithrix jacchus isolate 240 chromosome 13, calJac240_pri, whole genome shotgun sequence genome contains these proteins:
- the SERPINB2 gene encoding plasminogen activator inhibitor 2, with product MEDLCVANTIFALNLFKHLAKANPTQNLFLSPWSISSTMAMVYMGSRGSTEDQMAKVLQFNQVRANTVTPVTPENFTSCGFMQQVQKGTYPDAILQAQAADKIHSSFRSLSSAINASTGGYLLESVNKLFGEKSASFREEYIRLCQKYYSSEPQAVDFLECAEEARKKINSWVKTQTKGKIPNLLPEGSVDGDTRMVLVNAVYFKGKWKTPFEKKLNGLYPFRVNSTQRTPVQMMYLREKLNIGYIKDLKAQILELPYAGNVSMLLLLPDEIADVSTGLELLESEITYDNLNKWTSKDKMAEDDVEVFMPQFRLEEHYELKSILRSMGMEDAFNKGQANFSGMSERNDLFLSEVFHQAMVDVNEEGTEAAAGTGGVMSGRTGHGGPQFVADHPFLFLIMDKITKCILFFGRFSSP from the exons ATGGAGGACCTTTGTGTGGCAAACACAATCTTTGCCCTCAATTTATTCAAGCATCTGGCAAAAGCAAACCCCACCCAgaacctctttctctctccatggAGCATTTCGTCCACCATGGCCATGGTCTACATGGGCTCCAGGGGCAGCACCGAGGACCAGATGGCCAAG GTGCTTCAGTTTAATCAAGTGAGAGCCAATACAGTAACCCCCGTGACTCCAGAGAACTTCACCAGCTGTGGATTCATGCAGCAGGTCCAGAAGGGTACTTATCCCGATGCGATTTTGCAG GCACAAGCTGCAGATAAAATCCATTCATCCTTCCGCTCTCTCAGCTCTGCAATCAATGCATCCACAGGGGGTTATTTATTGGAAAGTGTCAATAAGCTGTTTGGTGAGAAGTCTGCAAGCTTCAGGGAA GAATATATTCGACTCTGTCAGAAATATTACTCCTCAGAACCCCAGGCAGTAGACTTCCTAGAATGTGCAGAGGAAGCCAGAAAAAAGATTAATTCATGGGTCAAGACTCAAACCAAAG GCAAAATCCCGAACTTGTTACCTGAAGGCTCTGTAGATGGGGACACCAGGATGGTCCTGGTGAATGCTGTCTACTTCAAAGGAAAGTGGAAAACTCCATTTGAGAAGAAATTAAATGGGCTTTATCCTTTCCGTGTAAACTCG aCTCAGCGCACACCTGTACAGATGATGTACTTGCGTGAAAAGCTAAACATTGGATACATAAAAGACCTAAAGGCTCAGATTCTAGAACTCCCATACGCTGGAAATGTTAGCATGCTCCTGTTGCTTCCAGATGAAATTGCTGATGTGTCCACTGGCTTGGAGCTG cTAGAAAGTGAAATAACCTATGACAATCTCAACAAGTGGACCAGCAAAGACAAAATGGCTGAAGATGATGTTGAGGTGTTCATGCCCCAGTTCAGATTAGAAGAGCATTATGAACTCAAGAGCATTCTGAGAAGCATGGGCATGGAGGACGCCTTCAACAAGGGACAGGCCAATTTCTCAGGGATGTCGGAGAGGAACGACCTGTTTCTTTCTGAAGTGTTCCACCAAGCGATGGTGGATGTGAATGAGGAGGGCACTGAAGCAGCAGCTGGCACAGGAGGTGTTATGTCGGGCAGAACTGGTCATGGAGGCCCACAGTTTGTGGCAGatcatccttttcttttccttattatgGATAAAATAACcaagtgcattttattttttggcagatTTTCCTCACCCTAA